A genomic window from Punica granatum isolate Tunisia-2019 chromosome 2, ASM765513v2, whole genome shotgun sequence includes:
- the LOC116197379 gene encoding uncharacterized protein LOC116197379, which produces MKTGVSSFVTQDEFNLFHSIDRSLYTVLVINLFRDPTESMRVIAMFLWLEHKGFRYCVKKILSFPHVLINEIAEEAVTCLNIIDNKNQSCIASSSSGISDIPVMQSILSQELSPRFFHENRVSASEGIARINNSVCMRALSDIMEKAVASKASRDSSIDDRTLFITFSKGYPVQEWEIRDFFTKTNGNCVESVYMQEVKPNEQSLFARIVFRTASSVGHILNGTSRAKFTINGKHAWARKYVPKRSKVQHSTTNNLPSQFPYIV; this is translated from the coding sequence ATGAAGACGGGAGTGTCATCATTTGTGACACAGGACGAGTTTAACTTGTTCCATTCGATAGATCGATCGCTTTATACCGTCCTTGTGATCAACCTCTTTCGAGACCCCACCGAGTCCATGAGAGTTATTGCCATGTTCCTCTGGTTGGAGCATAAGGGCTTTAGGTACTGCGTGAAGAAAATATTGTCTTTCCCTCATGTCTTGATAAACGAGATCGCCGAAGAAGCCGTAACTTGCCTTAACATCATCGACAACAAGAATCAATCATGTATTGCATCCTCATCCTCTGGAATTAGCGACATCCCCGTGATGCAAAGTATCCTAAGTCAAGAACTTTCACCCCGTTTCTTTCATGAGAATCGGGTTAGCGCCTCTGAGGGGATAGCCAGGATCAACAATAGCGTTTGTATGCGAGCACTGAGTGATATCATGGAGAAAGCCGTTGCAAGCAAAGCCTCGAGGGACTCCTCGATCGACGACAGAACATTATTCATTACGTTTTCTAAGGGCTATCCAGTACAGGAATGGGAAATTAGAGACTTCTTTACTAAAACTAACGGGAACTGTGTGGAGTCGGTGTACATGCAAGAAGTGAAACCAAATGAGCAGTCTTTGTTTGCTCGAATTGTGTTCCGCACAGCTTCTTCTGTTGGTCACATATTGAACGGGACGAGTAGAGCGAAATTTACCATTAACGGGAAACATGCCTGGGCTAGGAAGTATGTACCAAAGCGGTCGAAAGTGCAACATTCAACTACTAATAATTTGCCATCACAATTTCCTTACATTGTATGA
- the LOC116196736 gene encoding pentatricopeptide repeat-containing protein At2g06000, which produces MALFSFPARPVRFGASKMTVAYSHTHVPGGPHSSQPPREITPVDRPDSWFIKIVCCIFAYSRTRYSDACLVYLRKFLTSRTAFEVTRRFSDYPEFGFGFFECSRQDLGISHYPLTYDFLMRALCRSGLHDLAERVFDCMRSDGHLIDISISGFLVSSFVEAGRISLAKRLLSEVNRLGIKFSPNMYNSLLNLLVNRNQVDEAIALFRDELTLHSSPDTWTFNILIRGLCRIRERDRAFELFRDMQNFSCTPDIVTYNTLISGSCKVNEVDRAHLLLREVKLSANISPDVVTYTSVISGLCKLGRANEASVLFDEMISSGIRPNTVTFNVLIDGFGKTGNTGKAREMYDMLTASPGFHIDVITFTSLIDGYCRAGQVNEGLKLWQEMISRNISPNIYTFAVVINALARDNRLDDALEFLRRLRLTNIIPKPFIYNPVIDGLCKAGNVEKASKLVVEMEEKGCRPDKLTFTILIIGHCMKGRTIEAMRIYNKMLQVGCVPDSITVNSFISCLLKAGMAKEAFSIKRAAVEDPNLSMSLSKRAVPVRANADCMVAF; this is translated from the coding sequence ATGGCCCTCTTCTCCTTCCCTGCCCGTCCCGTTAGGTTTGGAGCCTCCAAGATGACCGTTGCTTACTCCCACACTCATGTCCCTGGAGGGCCCCATTCTTCCCAGCCCCCCAGAGAGATAACACCTGTTGATAGACCCGACTCATGGTTCATAAAGATTGTCTGCTGCATCTTCGCCTACTCCCGCACGCGCTATTCGGACGCCTGCCTGGTCTACTTGCGTAAGTTCTTGACTTCCCGTACTGCATTCGAGGTTACTCGGAGATTTAGCGACTACCCGGAATTCGGGTTTGGGTTTTTCGAGTGCAGTCGGCAAGATTTGGGAATCAGTCATTACCCTCTGACTTATGATTTCCTCATGAGGGCGCTGTGTCGATCCGGTCTTCATGATTTGGCGGAGAGGGTGTTTGATTGCATGAGGAGTGATGGACATTTGATTGATATCTCGATATCGGGATTCCTGGTGTCTTCGTTTGTTGAGGCTGGAAGAATTTCCCTCGCGAAGAGGTTGCTTTCCGAAGTTAATCGTCTTGGGATTAAATTTTCTCCCAATATGTATAATTCTTTGTTGAACTTGTTAGTTAACCGCAATCAAGTGGATGAGGCCATTGCCCTGTTCCGGGATGAGCTGACCTTGCACTCTAGTCCGGACACATGGACTTTTAACATTCTAATCCGCGGATTATGCAgaataagagagagagacagggCCTTTGAGCTTTTTCGTGATATGCAGAATTTCAGTTGTACTCCTGATATTGTTACGTACAACACTCTTATAAGCGGGTCGTGCAAGGTCAATGAAGTCGACAGGGCGCATCTCTTATTAAGAGAAGTCAAGTTATCAGCTAATATCTCCCCTGATGTTGTGACTTACACTTCTGTTATTTCTGGTCTTTGCAAGTTGGGTCGGGCGAATGAGGCTTCAGTTCTTTTCGACGAGATGATTTCTTCTGGAATAAGACCCAATACGGTCACCTTTAATGTGCTTATCGACGGGTTTGGCAAGACTGGCAATACTGGCAAGGCCAGGGAAATGTATGACATGCTGACTGCCTCTCCTGGTTTCCACATCGATGTCATTACCTTCACTTCCTTAATTGACGGTTACTGTCGAGCAGGACAAGTGAATGAGGGTTTAAAGCTTTGGCAGGAGATGATCTCGAGAAATATATCCCCGAATATTTACACTTTTGCCGTTGTTATTAATGCCTTGGCGAGGGATAATAGGTTAGATGATGCTCTTGAGTTTCTTAGGCGATTGAGGTTGACGAATATCATTCCTAAGCCATTTATTTACAATCCCGTGATTGACGGTCTCTGCAAGGCTGGGAATGTGGAGAAGGCGAGTAAGCTAGTGGTTGAGATGGAGGAGAAGGGGTGTCGGCCTGATAAGTTAACTTTCACTATTCTTATTATAGGGCACTGCATGAAGGGGAGAACGATAGAGGCAATGAGGATATACAATAAAATGCTGCAAGTTGGTTGTGTTCCTGACAGTATAACAGTGAATTCTTTTATATCTTGTCTTCTTAAGGCCGGGATGGCCAAAGAGGCTTTCAGCATTAAAAGGGCTGCTGTTGAGGACCCAAATTTGAGCATGTCATTGTCGAAAAGAGCTGTTCCAGTGAGAGCGAATGCAGATTGCATGGTGGCCTTTTAA